The following is a genomic window from Chitinispirillales bacterium ANBcel5.
AAGAGGTGGTATAATGATTCTGCTTACTTTGACACATCGATTGCAGTTGCTTTTGAAGGGAACCGGATAGCAGAAATTACCGATGTAGCCCTTGTGGACGAAAAAGTCGTTGTTACTTACAGGCTTAGTGATGAGGACTATACAATAACAGACTATAAGTACGATCCTGATGGTGAAGAGTACGATGCTATAGCTATTGTTTTTTTACTTTACAAGATCTGAACAGGAAGATATTAAAGAGAGAGAAGTAATCTTTAATGAAAAATTGTAACCCTGCAAGGAAAAAATATGAATCGTCTATACAAACTATTATACCTCTTGCTTCTCTTACCAGCGGTTGTATATGCTCAGTACTCATGGAACCATCATATCAACAGGCAGGATATTACCGAGCTGCTCATAGACGGGCAGTATCTTTGGATGACTACCAGTAGAACCGGACTCGTGCGGTGGAATACAAGTACTGAGGAGCAACAGGTATTTGATAGAGATAACGGTTTTTTTTCCGATAGTAGTATTAAACTTGCATTGGACTCATCGGGGGCGGTATGGGCGGCATCAGGTAGTACAATTGCACAGTATAGAAACGGCAGTTTTGGACAACAATTTCATTTCAGCAGCAGGGTAAACGATCTTACAGTTGATTATTTTGGTGCTGTATGGGTAGGGATATCGGATGGGATACTGAAACAAAGTGGCACTACTTTCGAACGGGTGACTGCATTTGATGAACTCAGAGGAACCGATGAATATGTTGATAATGTCGTTTCAGGAGGAGCAGATAGCTGCGTTTATGTTAGAGTTAACAACAGGGTATTCCGTTTTGGTGTTGATGGACAGTATCATCAAACTATCGAGCTGCCGTTCGTTGACTCATGGAGCATGGCTGTAAGAAGAGGCGAGCTTTTTGTCACGGATATAAGTAATGTTGCTGTGTACGATGGTGAAGACTGGAGATTGTTTTCAACCAATGACGGGACTCTCAGCAATGCTGTTTTAGGTTTTTCCGTTTCTGCTCAGGGTGATATATGGGCGTATGGTCAGAATGTAATGGCTTTTGAGAATGAGAAATGGGACGTAAGGCTACAGTATGAGCGAGGTGACAGTAGAATTAGGGCAATAGCTCCGGTAAGTGGGAATATAGCCTGGGTTGGTGGTGATTACTTTTTTGGAAAGCTTGTGTGGGGAGAACTGCAACCGATCAGTACCAACTCACCTGCCAACAATATGATAGAGTATATTTATGCCGATTATGATGGCTCTGTCTGGGTTCGATGCAGTGATGGTAAAAATGTAATAAGCAAGTATAATGGAAGTGAATGGAGCCATCCTTACACCAGACCCTTTACCGACATGCTTCGTACACAAGACAGTACTTATTACTTTATTGAGAATACTAATGTTCATGTGTTTGGAGTTGTTAGAAACGGGGTAAGGGTAAACGACCTGAGAGGAAATGAATTTATACCATCGGGTAATATCAATGCAATTGCTGAAGATCATTTGGGAAAGATCTGGTATGCTACTTCAAAAGGGGTAATCAGGAATTATTCTGACACACTCTTTTCGAGTGATAACAGTGGGTTTGCTTCAAGCCATATCAATACGATTTTAGCAACATCAGTTTCCTCTCTGTGGATTGGTGGCAGAGATGGGACCCTTGCTTTTTATAAAGATGGAAGTTGGACCACAAGTAATCTTCCGCAAAAACACACTATAACAGCTCTTGCACAGGATTCTGGTGGTGGTATTTGGATTGGTACCGATGCCGGTGTTTTTAAAATATCATCCCATTTAAATGAACAGTATCCAAAAGAAACAGGCTCACCACCAGATAAAGTAACCAGTATTGCTATTGATCATAATAATCGGGTTTGGGTTGGCACTATTAATGGGCTTAGCTATTTTGAAGATGATAATTGGAGTACCTTGCTTAGATCTGACGGCATTACTTCAACTATGGTTACATCTCTTGACATAAGCATCGATTCGGTTTTGTGGATCGGTACCTATGACCGGGGTATAAGTACATTGGACCTAAGTTCCAAACCCATGCGTGGAAGAGCGTTTATGAGTAAAACCACTAAACACTGTGAAAACAAACTCTTAAACAGAAAAATATATTTAAGGAATGCGAAACCCTATTTGGAAAACCGGAAAGTATAT
Proteins encoded in this region:
- a CDS encoding two-component regulator propeller domain-containing protein — protein: MNRLYKLLYLLLLLPAVVYAQYSWNHHINRQDITELLIDGQYLWMTTSRTGLVRWNTSTEEQQVFDRDNGFFSDSSIKLALDSSGAVWAASGSTIAQYRNGSFGQQFHFSSRVNDLTVDYFGAVWVGISDGILKQSGTTFERVTAFDELRGTDEYVDNVVSGGADSCVYVRVNNRVFRFGVDGQYHQTIELPFVDSWSMAVRRGELFVTDISNVAVYDGEDWRLFSTNDGTLSNAVLGFSVSAQGDIWAYGQNVMAFENEKWDVRLQYERGDSRIRAIAPVSGNIAWVGGDYFFGKLVWGELQPISTNSPANNMIEYIYADYDGSVWVRCSDGKNVISKYNGSEWSHPYTRPFTDMLRTQDSTYYFIENTNVHVFGVVRNGVRVNDLRGNEFIPSGNINAIAEDHLGKIWYATSKGVIRNYSDTLFSSDNSGFASSHINTILATSVSSLWIGGRDGTLAFYKDGSWTTSNLPQKHTITALAQDSGGGIWIGTDAGVFKISSHLNEQYPKETGSPPDKVTSIAIDHNNRVWVGTINGLSYFEDDNWSTLLRSDGITSTMVTSLDISIDSVLWIGTYDRGISTLDLSSKPMRGRAFMSKTTKHCENKLLNRKIYLRNAKPYLENRKVYLLNGRKVNPHTTNRSLPSNLYLLEQINKKLE